A portion of the Deinococcus peraridilitoris DSM 19664 genome contains these proteins:
- the dnaA gene encoding chromosomal replication initiator protein DnaA, with protein sequence MLTHVRKNISEVEYHTWFVPVRPLGVQDGALVLGVRNSFAQEWFRKHYQDLLEDALRQLGASSPQVSFEVLPAVQDAMMAPATEPNPSSSRRTNPPQVVQTTSGTGSAKALNPKYIFENFVVGPNNNLAHAAALAVAESPGKTYNPLFVYGDVGLGKTHLMHAVGHYVLERHPEKRVEYVSTESFTNDLINAIREDRMTQFRNRYRSVDLLLVDDIQFLAGKERTQEEFFHTFNALYESHKQIILSSDRPPRDIQTLESRLRSRFEWGLITDIQSPEFETRVAILKMNAEHRRINIPQEVLELIARQVTSNIRELEGALVRVMAFSSLNNVSLSKAVAAKALSDVFTSQEVQIEMADVLRAVAAHFSVPLEALRGSGRVREVVVPRQIAMYLIRDLTGHSLPEVGVFFGRDHSTVLHATQKVSEQLGRDPELSTHIETLRRRLQGIEE encoded by the coding sequence GTGCTGACTCACGTTCGCAAGAATATTTCCGAGGTCGAGTACCACACCTGGTTCGTCCCCGTGCGTCCGTTGGGCGTGCAGGACGGCGCCCTGGTGCTGGGGGTGCGCAACTCGTTCGCCCAGGAATGGTTTCGCAAGCACTATCAGGACCTGCTCGAAGATGCGTTGCGGCAACTCGGAGCCAGTTCGCCCCAGGTCTCGTTCGAGGTGCTGCCTGCCGTGCAAGACGCCATGATGGCGCCTGCCACCGAACCGAATCCCTCCTCATCGCGCCGCACAAATCCACCCCAGGTTGTCCAGACAACTTCTGGCACGGGCAGCGCCAAAGCCCTCAACCCCAAGTACATCTTCGAGAATTTTGTCGTCGGTCCAAACAACAATCTGGCTCACGCCGCCGCGCTGGCCGTCGCCGAGTCACCGGGCAAAACCTACAATCCCCTTTTCGTATACGGTGACGTCGGCTTGGGGAAGACCCACCTGATGCACGCCGTCGGTCACTATGTGCTCGAACGTCACCCGGAAAAGCGTGTCGAATATGTCTCGACGGAGAGCTTCACCAACGATCTCATCAATGCGATTCGTGAAGACCGCATGACACAGTTTCGTAACCGCTACCGGTCGGTCGATCTGCTGCTGGTCGACGACATTCAGTTTCTGGCCGGCAAAGAGCGCACTCAGGAAGAATTTTTTCATACCTTCAATGCCCTGTACGAAAGCCACAAACAGATCATCCTCTCGTCTGACCGCCCTCCGCGTGACATTCAGACCCTGGAAAGCCGCCTGCGCTCCCGCTTCGAATGGGGACTCATCACGGACATTCAGAGTCCGGAGTTCGAAACACGGGTGGCCATCCTGAAAATGAACGCCGAACACCGCCGCATCAACATTCCGCAGGAGGTACTGGAACTGATCGCACGGCAGGTCACCAGCAACATCCGCGAACTGGAGGGCGCACTGGTGCGCGTCATGGCCTTTTCCAGCCTCAACAACGTCAGCCTGAGCAAGGCAGTGGCCGCCAAGGCGCTCAGCGATGTGTTCACCTCGCAGGAGGTGCAGATCGAGATGGCCGATGTGCTGCGGGCAGTCGCGGCGCACTTCAGCGTGCCGCTTGAGGCGCTGAGGGGGAGCGGACGGGTCCGCGAGGTGGTGGTCCCCCGGCAGATCGCCATGTACCTGATTCGAGACCTGACCGGACATTCGCTGCCTGAAGTCGGCGTGTTCTTTGGCCGCGATCACTCGACGGTGCTGCACGCCACCCAAAAGGTCAGCGAACAGTTGGGACGCGATCCGGAGCTGAGTACCCATATCGAAACGCTGCGTCGGCGGCTGCAGGGAATCGAGGAATGA
- the dnaN gene encoding DNA polymerase III subunit beta — MRANVSKKTLSEGLGLLERIVPSRSSNPLLTSLKVEAEPRGLTLSGTNLEIDMACFVPAEVDREAAFVVPAHLFAQIVRNLGGELVELSLSGNELSVQSGGSNFKLQIGELGAYPLLSFPTRSDASYDARELARSLASVRYAAATEAFQAVFRGIKIEQLGGRARVVASDGFRLALRDFNAHGETRNLIVPARSADELIRVVRDGEVGVTYGEGTLGITTERVKMNVKLMDGEFPDYERVIPRDVKLRIMLSATALKEAVSRVAVLADKNANNRVEFLVSEGKLQLAAEGDYGRAQDTLQVMQDGSEPAMSLGFNAKYVLDALGPIEGDAELLFSGPTSPAMFKAQGDGGYLAVVVPLRV, encoded by the coding sequence ATGCGTGCCAACGTCAGCAAAAAAACACTCAGTGAGGGACTCGGGTTGCTTGAACGCATCGTGCCCTCCCGGTCCAGCAATCCGCTTCTGACATCGCTCAAGGTTGAAGCCGAACCACGCGGTCTGACGCTCAGCGGAACCAACCTGGAAATCGACATGGCCTGTTTCGTGCCCGCCGAAGTCGACCGGGAAGCGGCCTTTGTGGTGCCCGCCCACCTGTTTGCGCAGATCGTGCGCAATCTGGGCGGGGAACTGGTCGAACTGTCGCTCAGCGGCAACGAGCTGAGCGTGCAGTCCGGAGGCTCGAACTTCAAACTGCAGATCGGCGAGCTGGGAGCTTACCCGCTGCTGAGCTTTCCCACGCGCAGCGACGCCAGCTACGACGCACGCGAACTGGCACGCTCACTGGCCAGCGTGCGTTATGCGGCAGCCACCGAGGCGTTTCAGGCGGTGTTTCGCGGCATCAAGATCGAACAGCTCGGAGGTCGGGCCCGCGTGGTCGCCTCTGACGGTTTTCGCCTGGCGCTGCGGGACTTCAATGCTCACGGCGAAACACGCAACCTGATCGTGCCGGCCCGCAGCGCCGACGAGCTGATCCGGGTGGTGCGCGACGGTGAGGTCGGGGTCACCTACGGCGAAGGCACCCTGGGAATCACCACCGAGCGCGTCAAGATGAACGTCAAGCTGATGGACGGAGAGTTCCCGGACTACGAGCGGGTCATTCCGCGCGATGTGAAGCTGCGCATCATGCTGAGCGCCACGGCCCTCAAGGAGGCCGTCTCGCGCGTGGCAGTCCTGGCCGACAAAAACGCCAACAACCGCGTCGAGTTTCTGGTTTCCGAGGGCAAGCTGCAACTCGCCGCCGAAGGCGATTACGGGCGAGCTCAGGATACCCTGCAGGTGATGCAGGACGGCAGCGAGCCTGCCATGAGTCTGGGATTCAACGCCAAGTACGTGCTGGACGCGTTGGGACCCATCGAGGGTGACGCCGAGCTGCTGTTTTCCGGCCCGACTTCCCCGGCAATGTTCAAGGCGCAGGGTGATGGCGGCTATCTGGCCGTGGTGGTCCCGCTGCGGGTCTGA
- the eno gene encoding phosphopyruvate hydratase, with protein sequence MKIERIMAREVLDSRGNPTVEAEVHLESGFLGRAIVPSGASTGSHEANELRDGGERYLGKGVLKAVENVERVIGPALTGFDATEQTAIDRAMLELDGTPNKSTLGGNAILAVSLASARAASEALGVPLYRYLGGNNAKTLPTPMMNVINGGAHADNNVDFQEFMVMPVGAPTFREALRYGAETFHQLKKVLSARGYNTNVGDEGGFAPDLGSNEEALEVLLEAIEKAGYEPGKDIAIALDPAVTELFKDGQYHLEGEGRVLSSEEMVDFWADWASRYPIVSIEDGLAEDDWDGWALLTQTMGDRVQLVGDDLFVTNVERLGRGIQSGVGNSILVKVNQIGTLTEAMDAIELAKRSRYTAVISHRSGESEDAFIADLAVATNAGQIKTGSASRSDRIAKYNQLLRIEHQLGREAVFLGRGALNK encoded by the coding sequence ATGAAAATTGAACGCATTATGGCCCGTGAAGTGCTCGATTCGCGTGGCAACCCGACGGTGGAAGCCGAAGTTCACCTGGAGAGCGGTTTCCTGGGACGCGCCATCGTTCCCTCCGGGGCCTCGACCGGTTCGCATGAGGCCAACGAACTGCGTGACGGGGGAGAGCGTTACCTCGGCAAAGGGGTATTGAAAGCCGTCGAGAACGTTGAACGCGTTATTGGCCCGGCCCTCACTGGCTTTGACGCGACGGAGCAGACGGCCATCGACCGCGCGATGCTCGAACTCGACGGCACGCCCAACAAAAGCACTTTGGGGGGCAACGCCATTCTGGCCGTCAGCCTGGCGAGCGCGCGCGCGGCCAGCGAAGCGCTCGGTGTGCCGCTCTACCGCTACCTGGGCGGTAACAACGCCAAGACGCTGCCCACCCCAATGATGAACGTCATCAACGGCGGCGCGCATGCCGACAACAACGTTGACTTTCAGGAGTTCATGGTGATGCCGGTGGGCGCGCCCACCTTCCGCGAAGCGCTGCGCTACGGCGCCGAGACCTTTCACCAGCTCAAGAAAGTCCTCAGCGCCCGTGGCTACAACACCAACGTCGGCGACGAGGGCGGATTCGCACCGGACCTGGGCAGCAACGAGGAAGCCCTGGAGGTACTGCTGGAAGCCATCGAGAAGGCCGGTTACGAGCCTGGCAAGGACATCGCCATTGCCCTTGACCCGGCGGTGACCGAGTTGTTCAAAGACGGTCAGTACCATCTGGAAGGAGAGGGCCGGGTGCTCTCCAGCGAGGAGATGGTGGATTTCTGGGCCGACTGGGCCTCGCGCTACCCCATCGTCTCCATCGAGGATGGTCTGGCCGAAGACGACTGGGACGGCTGGGCACTGCTCACGCAGACCATGGGTGACCGCGTGCAACTGGTCGGCGATGACCTCTTCGTGACCAATGTCGAGCGGCTGGGCCGTGGCATTCAGAGTGGGGTGGGCAACTCGATTCTGGTGAAGGTCAACCAGATCGGTACCCTCACCGAGGCGATGGACGCCATCGAACTCGCCAAACGCAGCCGCTATACCGCAGTGATCTCGCACCGCAGCGGCGAAAGTGAAGACGCCTTCATTGCCGACCTGGCGGTGGCCACCAATGCCGGTCAGATCAAGACCGGCAGCGCCAGCCGTTCTGATCGCATCGCCAAGTACAACCAACTGCTGCGCATCGAACACCAGCTGGGCCGGGAAGCGGTCTTTCTGGGCCGTGGGGCGCTCAACAAGTAA
- the pyk gene encoding pyruvate kinase, with the protein MKHFDRATKIVATVGPASRDAQTLERMIDAGMNVVRMNFSHGEREDHRETYELVRSIARKKGVTIGILQDLQGPKIRVGRFKEGRVTLEAGQKFIITMDDIEGDQQRVGSTYKGLAEDVRPGMTLLLDDGNMALRVEGVRGSDVETSVAIGGVLKNNKGINVPEADLSVPAMSDKDVEDMEFGAQLGVDWVALSFVRSRDDMLLARHYLARFGSRAKLMAKIEKPQAVERFEDILREADGIMVARGDLGVEMRPEQVPVIQKKLIRACREAAKPVITATQMLESMINLPRPTRAEASDVANAIFDGTDAVMLSAESAAGLYPVESVAMMDHIAREAEASDLYRLSQARSIDTELATDSIADAACDIAETLNASAITTFTLTGGSAMRVARNRPRVAILALTPNERTRNQLALTWGIVPVQAEDPGNTDDMVRIATDELRRSRVADAGDRFVITAGVPFGVRGTTNMIRVERLQKA; encoded by the coding sequence ATGAAACACTTTGATCGAGCCACCAAAATCGTCGCGACGGTGGGACCCGCCAGCCGTGACGCCCAGACGCTGGAGCGCATGATCGACGCGGGAATGAACGTCGTGCGCATGAACTTCTCGCACGGCGAGCGCGAAGATCACCGTGAAACCTACGAACTCGTCCGTTCGATTGCCCGGAAAAAAGGCGTGACGATTGGAATCCTGCAAGACCTCCAGGGCCCCAAGATTCGGGTGGGACGCTTCAAGGAAGGTCGGGTGACGCTGGAAGCCGGTCAGAAGTTCATCATCACGATGGACGACATCGAAGGCGACCAGCAGCGCGTGGGCAGTACCTACAAGGGTCTGGCCGAGGACGTACGGCCCGGCATGACCTTGCTGCTCGACGACGGCAACATGGCGTTGCGCGTCGAGGGTGTGCGTGGTTCGGACGTCGAGACGAGCGTCGCCATCGGCGGCGTCCTCAAGAACAACAAGGGCATCAACGTGCCCGAGGCCGACCTCAGCGTGCCCGCCATGAGCGACAAGGACGTCGAGGACATGGAGTTTGGCGCGCAGCTGGGCGTCGATTGGGTGGCGCTGTCGTTCGTCCGCTCGCGCGACGACATGCTGCTCGCCAGGCACTACCTGGCGCGTTTTGGCTCACGCGCCAAGCTGATGGCCAAAATCGAGAAGCCCCAGGCCGTAGAGCGCTTCGAGGACATTTTGCGCGAAGCCGACGGCATCATGGTGGCGCGCGGTGACCTGGGCGTCGAGATGCGTCCCGAGCAGGTGCCGGTCATTCAGAAAAAGCTGATCCGTGCCTGCCGTGAAGCGGCCAAGCCGGTCATCACCGCGACCCAGATGCTTGAAAGCATGATCAACCTGCCGCGCCCGACCCGCGCCGAGGCGAGTGACGTGGCCAACGCGATTTTCGACGGCACCGACGCGGTAATGCTCTCGGCCGAGAGCGCTGCGGGCCTCTACCCGGTCGAGAGCGTGGCCATGATGGACCACATTGCGCGCGAAGCCGAGGCCTCGGACCTTTACCGCCTGTCGCAGGCGCGCTCCATCGATACCGAACTCGCCACCGACTCGATCGCGGACGCGGCCTGCGACATCGCCGAGACGCTGAACGCCAGCGCGATCACCACTTTCACGCTCACCGGCGGCTCGGCGATGCGGGTGGCACGCAACCGCCCGCGGGTGGCGATTCTGGCCCTCACGCCCAACGAGCGCACCCGCAACCAGCTGGCGCTGACCTGGGGCATCGTACCCGTACAGGCCGAGGATCCCGGCAACACCGACGACATGGTGCGCATCGCCACCGACGAGCTGCGCCGTTCGCGCGTGGCCGACGCAGGCGACCGTTTCGTGATCACGGCGGGTGTGCCGTTCGGGGTGCGCGGTACCACCAACATGATCCGGGTGGAGCGACTGCAGAAAGCCTGA
- the tyrS gene encoding tyrosine--tRNA ligase, translated as MTTSSLDVNQQLDLLKRGAVDLINEADLTTKLQSGRQLRVKLGADPTRPDLHLGHAVVLRKMRQFQDLGHKVIMLIGDFTAMIGDPSGKSKTRPPLTLEETRANAQSYLEQCALVLDMNPELLEIRYNGEWLEPMGYEDVIRLASRYTVARILERDDFTKRLQGGTPISLHELLYPLTQAYDSVALQADVELGGTDQLFNLLVGRDIQRDYGQDAQVVLTTPLLVGLDGVEKMSKSLDNYIGLTDPPEIMFAKLMKVPDALLENYFTLLTDLSTARIADLLAGHPVAAHRELARAVTGWLHPSADLEAAEERFRAVARGVIPADLPRVLVEASELNEAGQVAVARLTVLAGLATSNGEARRLIQGRGLKLDGEVLTDPQALVSLGDGLVLQKGKDKFARIEMA; from the coding sequence ATGACCACTTCCAGCCTTGATGTAAACCAGCAACTCGATCTCCTGAAGCGCGGCGCCGTTGACCTCATCAACGAGGCCGACCTGACAACCAAGCTGCAAAGCGGGCGCCAGTTGCGCGTCAAGCTCGGGGCCGACCCGACCCGGCCCGATTTGCATCTCGGGCACGCGGTGGTGCTGCGCAAGATGCGCCAGTTTCAGGACCTCGGGCACAAAGTGATCATGCTGATCGGTGACTTCACCGCGATGATCGGCGATCCCAGCGGCAAGAGCAAGACGCGCCCGCCCCTGACCCTCGAGGAGACGCGCGCCAACGCCCAGAGCTACCTGGAGCAGTGCGCGCTGGTGCTCGACATGAATCCTGAGCTACTGGAAATCCGCTACAACGGCGAGTGGCTCGAACCGATGGGCTACGAGGACGTGATCCGCCTCGCTTCGCGCTACACCGTGGCGCGCATTCTGGAACGCGACGACTTCACCAAGCGGCTGCAGGGGGGCACGCCCATCAGTCTGCACGAACTGCTCTACCCGCTGACGCAGGCCTACGATTCGGTGGCGTTGCAGGCTGACGTGGAACTCGGCGGCACCGACCAGCTGTTCAATCTGCTGGTGGGGCGCGACATTCAGCGCGATTACGGCCAGGATGCGCAGGTGGTGCTGACCACACCGCTGCTCGTGGGCCTCGACGGGGTCGAGAAGATGTCCAAGAGCCTCGACAACTACATCGGCCTGACCGACCCACCCGAGATCATGTTCGCCAAGCTGATGAAAGTACCCGATGCCCTGCTGGAAAACTACTTTACCCTGCTGACCGACCTGTCCACGGCGCGCATCGCCGATCTGCTCGCCGGTCACCCGGTGGCGGCGCACCGTGAACTGGCCCGCGCGGTCACGGGCTGGCTGCACCCCTCAGCGGACCTGGAAGCGGCCGAGGAGCGCTTCCGGGCGGTGGCGAGAGGCGTGATCCCTGCTGACCTGCCCAGGGTGCTTGTCGAGGCTTCTGAGCTCAATGAAGCAGGTCAGGTTGCGGTGGCCCGCTTGACGGTGCTGGCAGGACTCGCCACGTCGAACGGTGAGGCCCGCCGGCTCATCCAGGGCCGGGGACTGAAACTCGACGGAGAAGTGCTGACCGATCCACAGGCCCTGGTGTCACTGGGCGACGGGTTGGTCCTCCAAAAAGGCAAGGACAAATTCGCCCGGATCGAAATGGCCTGA
- a CDS encoding MOSC domain-containing protein: MKTMAELLATLPRSGRLDWIGLRTARRAPVVGVSEVEVMVGLGLVGDHGRLMPPRLRALSAGPTEADKLQARAPANGTGGQGKRQVTLIQAEHLPVIAALAGVESVMPEQLRRNLVVSGINLLAFRDARFRVGEVLLEGTGGCHPCSRMEENLGEGGYNAVRGHGGITARVLEGGRIRLGDEVRPA, translated from the coding sequence GTGAAAACGATGGCCGAACTGCTCGCCACCCTGCCCCGTTCCGGTCGGCTGGACTGGATCGGATTGCGCACTGCCCGTCGCGCGCCCGTCGTGGGCGTTTCTGAGGTGGAGGTGATGGTCGGCCTGGGGCTCGTCGGCGATCACGGACGGCTGATGCCGCCACGCCTGCGGGCGCTGTCGGCGGGACCGACCGAAGCCGATAAGCTTCAGGCGCGCGCTCCGGCGAACGGGACCGGCGGGCAGGGAAAAAGGCAGGTCACCCTGATTCAGGCCGAGCATCTTCCCGTCATTGCCGCCCTGGCTGGAGTGGAGAGCGTCATGCCCGAGCAGTTGCGGCGCAATCTGGTCGTTTCGGGCATCAACCTGCTGGCCTTCAGGGACGCCCGCTTCCGGGTCGGGGAGGTGCTGCTGGAAGGCACCGGCGGGTGTCATCCCTGCTCGCGGATGGAGGAAAACCTCGGCGAGGGAGGATACAACGCAGTGCGCGGACACGGCGGCATCACGGCCCGCGTTCTGGAGGGTGGCCGTATTCGCCTGGGCGACGAGGTCCGGCCCGCTTGA
- a CDS encoding tRNA (adenine(22)-N(1))-methyltransferase TrmK, with protein MSPVLDARLEAAFGLIAAPGGAVHADIGSDHARLPIALVRRGDVRACLIVEKTAGPCEVARREVRRAGLTERIEVRLGDGFSPIFPQEVHSASLTGLGARTILGILNRAGSALPAQLVLQPNDTTGQLRAWASSHGYHLTDERLAPGFWTYTVLKLERSSGSDPAYQGLPEDVAQAWGPHLLRRQDPLLLAQLRAQHARLTEVTPHGRAAVRRDLELIERTLRLWA; from the coding sequence TTGAGTCCCGTGCTTGACGCGCGCCTCGAAGCTGCGTTCGGCCTGATCGCGGCGCCGGGCGGGGCCGTACATGCCGACATCGGCAGCGACCACGCCCGCCTGCCCATCGCGCTCGTCCGGCGTGGGGACGTGCGGGCGTGCCTGATCGTCGAAAAAACTGCCGGGCCGTGCGAGGTCGCGCGGCGTGAAGTCCGGCGTGCAGGGCTGACCGAACGAATCGAGGTGCGCCTGGGAGACGGCTTTTCCCCCATTTTCCCGCAGGAGGTGCACAGTGCCAGCCTGACCGGTCTGGGTGCCCGCACCATTCTGGGCATCCTGAACCGTGCGGGCAGCGCGCTCCCCGCACAACTCGTGCTGCAGCCCAACGACACCACGGGGCAGTTGCGCGCCTGGGCGTCGTCGCACGGTTACCACCTGACCGATGAACGGCTCGCGCCGGGATTCTGGACTTACACGGTGCTGAAGTTGGAGCGCTCGTCCGGCAGTGACCCGGCGTACCAGGGCCTGCCCGAGGACGTGGCCCAGGCGTGGGGACCTCACCTGTTGCGGCGCCAGGACCCGTTGCTGCTCGCGCAGCTTCGCGCGCAGCATGCCCGCCTGACCGAGGTCACGCCGCACGGTCGGGCTGCCGTGCGGCGTGACCTCGAACTGATCGAGCGGACCTTGCGCCTGTGGGCCTGA
- a CDS encoding penicillin acylase family protein: protein MRLFLQILGGVLGLLLAVLIAVLLFVFVVTRPKTSGVSSVRGLSGEVTITRDRSGIPHIHARQSDADAFYALGFVHAQDRLWQMEFQRRIAQGRLSEVLGSAALEQDKFLRTWGFYRAAQSALPALSSRSRGLLSAYTAGVNAAIGEDRLPLEFRLLRFRPEPWTDVDSIAWQKLMAFDLGGNWQEELSAQHVAEKLGPQEIPTLFPPYPHDGPTILSERDRPQSGPAPQKGGRTALSSQTREALAAQLQVVASLGFFGAPDKGSNNWVVSGRFTRSGKPLLADDPHLSLQAPMLWYLAELRGPGLHTIGATIPGLPGVVIGRNDRIAWGVTNTNPDVQDLFIEGEDAELSERREVIKVKGQQDVVLTVLESPRGPIISGVGGVRRERVALSWTALQEGDTTMDAFVGLNYARNWQDFVTSLRAYVAPMQNFVYADVDGNIGYYAPGRVPLREGWDGRQPVPAGGPQRWRGFIPFEALPHVYNPASGMIVTANNKVTPDGDPYPLADPSNWAAPYRAQRILELLRSKPKLDLPDMAAVQNDTLSLLWRDLKPALLATVPSNTPSRQALQILRDWDGRHTPDSVASTIFAAWYSRLAAMPNDDLEQDGYWNNPVFIAQQLRSGGKYCANRAQEIRSCAELLSTTLASSTKALSEELGTDLGMWRWERVHRTRSNHGALGGVKPLGWIWNRSVSAPGGLFTVNVGGYDLASLRQTHGASYRQLIDLAEPDNSRFVGSLGQAGNPMSPHYADQQELWRSGAYLPMSTRPQDWGAIRVLTLTPRR, encoded by the coding sequence ATGCGCCTTTTCCTGCAAATTCTCGGTGGTGTACTGGGCCTGCTGCTGGCCGTACTCATCGCCGTGCTGCTGTTTGTCTTTGTCGTGACCCGCCCCAAAACCAGCGGCGTCAGCTCGGTCCGGGGCCTGTCGGGCGAGGTGACCATCACCCGTGACCGCTCGGGCATTCCTCATATCCACGCCCGGCAAAGCGACGCCGACGCATTTTACGCGCTGGGCTTCGTGCATGCCCAGGACCGGCTGTGGCAGATGGAGTTTCAGCGCCGCATCGCCCAGGGCCGTCTCAGCGAAGTGCTCGGCAGCGCGGCGTTGGAACAGGACAAGTTCCTGCGGACCTGGGGATTTTACCGCGCCGCCCAAAGCGCCCTTCCGGCCCTGAGCAGCCGGTCGCGCGGCCTCTTGAGCGCCTACACGGCAGGTGTCAACGCCGCCATCGGCGAAGACCGGCTGCCGCTGGAGTTCCGGCTGCTGCGCTTTCGCCCCGAGCCCTGGACGGACGTGGACTCGATCGCCTGGCAGAAGCTGATGGCCTTTGATCTGGGCGGCAACTGGCAGGAAGAACTCAGCGCCCAGCATGTCGCCGAGAAGCTCGGCCCGCAAGAGATTCCCACCTTGTTTCCCCCTTATCCTCACGATGGCCCGACCATCCTGAGTGAACGCGACCGGCCACAAAGTGGCCCGGCGCCGCAGAAGGGTGGGCGCACCGCTCTTTCTTCCCAGACCCGTGAAGCGCTCGCCGCCCAATTGCAGGTGGTCGCCAGCCTGGGGTTTTTCGGCGCGCCCGACAAGGGCAGCAACAACTGGGTGGTATCAGGCCGCTTCACCAGGAGCGGCAAACCGCTGCTGGCCGACGATCCGCACCTGTCGTTGCAGGCGCCGATGCTGTGGTATCTCGCCGAACTGCGCGGGCCGGGCCTGCACACCATCGGCGCCACCATTCCCGGCCTGCCGGGCGTGGTCATCGGGCGCAACGACCGGATTGCCTGGGGCGTCACCAACACCAATCCCGACGTACAGGACCTTTTCATCGAAGGAGAGGACGCCGAGCTCAGCGAGCGCCGGGAAGTCATCAAGGTCAAGGGGCAGCAGGACGTGGTCCTCACGGTCCTTGAGAGCCCCCGTGGCCCGATCATCAGCGGGGTCGGTGGGGTCAGGCGTGAACGGGTCGCGCTGAGCTGGACGGCGCTGCAAGAAGGCGACACCACCATGGACGCCTTTGTCGGCCTGAACTACGCGCGAAACTGGCAGGACTTCGTGACTTCCCTGCGCGCCTACGTGGCCCCCATGCAGAATTTCGTGTATGCCGATGTGGACGGCAACATCGGCTACTACGCGCCGGGGCGCGTCCCCCTGCGCGAGGGCTGGGACGGCCGCCAGCCCGTTCCCGCCGGTGGGCCTCAGCGCTGGCGTGGCTTTATTCCGTTCGAGGCGCTGCCGCACGTCTACAATCCCGCCAGCGGGATGATCGTGACGGCCAACAACAAGGTCACGCCGGACGGCGATCCCTACCCGCTCGCCGACCCTTCGAACTGGGCCGCCCCCTACCGGGCGCAGCGCATTCTGGAGCTGCTGAGAAGCAAACCCAAGCTGGACCTGCCTGACATGGCCGCCGTGCAGAACGACACCCTCAGCCTGCTGTGGCGAGACCTCAAGCCCGCGTTGCTCGCTACAGTTCCCAGCAACACTCCTTCCCGCCAGGCCCTGCAGATTCTGCGGGACTGGGACGGTCGGCACACACCGGATTCGGTGGCCAGCACCATCTTCGCCGCCTGGTATTCCCGGCTCGCCGCCATGCCCAATGACGATCTCGAACAAGACGGCTACTGGAACAACCCGGTGTTCATCGCGCAGCAGCTGCGCAGCGGGGGCAAGTACTGTGCCAACCGCGCACAGGAGATTCGCAGCTGCGCAGAATTGCTCAGCACCACCCTGGCCAGCAGCACCAAAGCCCTGTCGGAAGAGCTGGGAACGGACCTGGGGATGTGGCGCTGGGAACGCGTGCACCGCACTCGCAGCAACCACGGCGCCTTGGGCGGAGTAAAGCCGCTCGGCTGGATCTGGAACCGTTCGGTCAGCGCTCCTGGAGGGCTCTTCACCGTCAACGTGGGCGGCTACGACCTTGCGAGCCTGCGTCAGACGCACGGCGCATCCTACCGCCAGCTGATCGACCTCGCCGAACCTGACAACAGCCGTTTCGTCGGCAGCCTGGGGCAGGCGGGCAATCCGATGAGCCCCCATTATGCCGATCAGCAGGAGTTGTGGCGCAGCGGAGCGTACCTGCCGATGAGCACCAGGCCACAGGACTGGGGGGCCATCCGCGTCCTGACCCTGACACCACGGCGCTGA